One genomic segment of Pseudomonas chlororaphis subsp. aurantiaca includes these proteins:
- the mdtD gene encoding multidrug transporter subunit MdtD: MPNRAELDANTAHWLPWVVAIAFFMQSLDGTILNTALPAMARDLAEDPLRMQGVVIAYMLTVALLIPASGWIADRFGTRKIFFGAILLFSIGSLLCALSNSLSLLVGARVIQGLGGALMLPVGRLVVLRAYPRSELVRIMGFITIPGLLGPLIGPTMGGWMVQYLTWHWIFLINLPVGVIGCYAVWKLIPDLRGSERTRFDGLGFLLFGAAMVLITIAMEGLGELHLPHLRVMLLLFGGLACLAAYWLRAGHIDNPLFAPSLFKVRTFAVGILGNLFARLGSGALPFLVPLLLQVALGYSPSQAGMSMLPLAAAAMLAKSIARPLIERLGYRIVLTGNTLALGIMLASMGLVTQQTPYPLLLGMLAVLGAINSLQFTAMNTVTLIDLDDASASSGNGLLSVVAQLSLSLGVACAGALLGGFTAEVGNDGVNTVLGAFQLTFLTVGIMAMLAAAIFLQLSPKDGRRVRKVEEQHIEH, encoded by the coding sequence GACCCATTGCGCATGCAGGGCGTGGTCATCGCCTACATGCTCACCGTGGCGCTGCTGATCCCGGCCTCCGGCTGGATCGCCGACCGCTTCGGCACACGCAAGATTTTCTTCGGCGCCATCTTGCTGTTCAGCATCGGCTCGCTGCTCTGCGCCCTGTCCAACTCCCTGAGCCTGCTGGTCGGCGCCCGGGTGATCCAGGGCCTGGGCGGCGCCCTGATGCTGCCCGTCGGCCGATTGGTGGTGCTACGCGCCTACCCGCGTTCGGAACTGGTGCGGATCATGGGTTTCATCACCATCCCCGGGCTGCTCGGCCCGCTGATCGGCCCGACCATGGGCGGCTGGATGGTGCAGTACCTGACCTGGCACTGGATCTTCCTGATCAACCTGCCGGTGGGCGTGATCGGCTGTTATGCCGTCTGGAAGCTCATTCCCGACCTGCGCGGCAGCGAACGCACGCGTTTCGACGGCCTGGGCTTTTTGCTGTTCGGCGCGGCGATGGTGCTGATCACCATTGCCATGGAAGGCTTGGGCGAACTGCACCTGCCGCACCTGCGGGTGATGTTGCTGCTGTTCGGCGGCCTGGCCTGCCTCGCGGCGTACTGGCTGCGGGCCGGGCACATCGACAATCCGCTGTTCGCGCCTTCGCTGTTCAAGGTGCGGACCTTCGCCGTGGGCATCCTCGGCAACCTGTTCGCCCGCCTCGGCAGCGGCGCCCTGCCGTTCCTGGTGCCCCTGCTGCTGCAAGTGGCCCTCGGTTATTCACCGTCCCAGGCCGGGATGAGCATGCTGCCGCTGGCCGCCGCGGCGATGCTGGCCAAGTCCATCGCCCGCCCGCTGATCGAACGCCTGGGCTACCGCATCGTCCTCACCGGCAACACCCTGGCGCTGGGGATCATGCTCGCCAGCATGGGCCTGGTCACGCAGCAGACGCCCTACCCGCTGCTGCTGGGCATGCTGGCGGTGCTGGGGGCGATCAACTCGCTGCAGTTCACGGCGATGAACACCGTGACCCTGATCGACCTCGACGACGCCTCCGCCAGCAGCGGCAACGGCCTGCTGTCGGTGGTGGCGCAACTGTCCCTGAGCCTGGGGGTGGCCTGCGCCGGCGCGCTGCTCGGTGGCTTCACCGCCGAAGTCGGCAACGACGGCGTGAACACCGTGCTCGGCGCCTTCCAGCTGACCTTCCTCACGGTGGGAATCATGGCGATGCTGGCGGCGGCAATCTTCCTGCAGCTATCACCCAAGGACGGCCGGCGGGTACGCAAGGTCGAGGAGCAACATATCGAGCACTGA
- the dbpA gene encoding ATP-dependent RNA helicase DbpA, translating to MLANLDSLGYAQMTPVQAQSLPVILKGMDLIAQAKTGSGKTAAFGIGLLNPINPRYFGCQALVICPTRELADQVAKEIRRLARAEDNIKVLTLCGGVSFGPQIASLEHGAHIIVGTPGRLSQHLRKGSLKLDGLNTLVLDEADRMLDMGFYDPIEEIIAYTPERRQTLLFSATYPVGIKQLASKFMRDPQQVKAEALHADSQIEQRFYEISPEERIDAVVKVLNHFRPQSCVAFCFTKQQVQETVDHLTAKGMSAVGLHGDLEQRDRDQVLAMFANRSTSVLVATDVAARGLDIDALDMVINVELARDSEIHIHRVGRTGRAGEKGLAVSLVAPSEAHRAQAIEQLQKSPLNWEQIDSLKSQGGGPLLPAMSTLCIGAGRKDKVRPGDILGALTGEAGIPGTQVGKIAIFDFQAYVAVDRGIAKQALQRLNSGKIKGRSLRVRIL from the coding sequence ATGCTGGCTAACCTCGACTCACTCGGTTATGCCCAGATGACGCCGGTCCAGGCGCAAAGCTTGCCGGTGATCCTCAAGGGGATGGACCTGATCGCCCAGGCCAAGACCGGCAGCGGCAAGACCGCCGCGTTCGGCATCGGCCTGCTGAACCCGATCAATCCGCGCTATTTCGGTTGCCAGGCCCTGGTGATCTGCCCGACCCGCGAGCTGGCCGACCAGGTGGCCAAGGAAATCCGTCGCCTGGCCCGCGCCGAAGACAACATCAAGGTCCTGACCCTGTGCGGCGGCGTGTCCTTCGGCCCGCAGATCGCCTCGCTGGAGCACGGCGCGCACATCATCGTCGGCACCCCCGGCCGCCTGTCCCAGCACCTGCGCAAGGGTTCGCTGAAACTCGACGGCCTCAACACCCTGGTCCTCGACGAAGCCGACCGCATGCTGGATATGGGCTTCTACGACCCGATCGAAGAAATCATCGCCTACACCCCCGAGCGCCGGCAGACCCTGCTGTTCTCCGCCACCTACCCGGTGGGCATCAAGCAGCTTGCTTCCAAATTCATGCGCGACCCGCAGCAGGTGAAGGCCGAAGCCCTGCACGCCGACAGCCAGATCGAGCAGCGTTTCTACGAGATCTCACCGGAAGAGCGCATCGACGCGGTGGTCAAGGTGCTGAACCACTTCCGTCCGCAATCCTGCGTGGCCTTCTGCTTCACCAAGCAGCAGGTCCAGGAAACCGTCGACCACCTGACCGCCAAGGGCATGTCCGCGGTGGGACTGCACGGCGACCTGGAGCAGCGCGACCGCGACCAGGTATTGGCGATGTTCGCCAACCGCAGCACCTCGGTGCTGGTGGCCACCGATGTGGCCGCCCGCGGCCTGGACATCGATGCCCTGGACATGGTGATCAACGTCGAGCTGGCGCGGGATTCGGAGATCCACATCCACCGCGTCGGCCGCACCGGCCGCGCCGGCGAGAAGGGCCTGGCGGTCAGCCTGGTGGCACCGTCCGAAGCGCACCGCGCCCAGGCTATCGAGCAACTGCAGAAGTCGCCCTTGAACTGGGAACAGATCGACAGCCTGAAATCCCAGGGCGGCGGCCCGCTGCTGCCGGCCATGAGCACCCTGTGCATCGGCGCCGGGCGCAAGGACAAAGTGCGTCCGGGCGACATCCTCGGCGCCCTGACCGGTGAAGCCGGCATCCCCGGCACCCAGGTCGGCAAGATTGCGATTTTCGACTTCCAGGCCTATGTCGCCGTGGACCGCGGCATCGCCAAGCAGGCCCTGCAACGCCTGAACAGCGGCAAGATCAAGGGCCGCTCGCTGCGCGTGCGCATCCTGTAA